A single region of the Planctomycetia bacterium genome encodes:
- a CDS encoding class II fumarate hydratase, producing MSEYRIEVDSMGEVRVPAAAYYGAQTTRAVENFPISGTPLPKELIHALGLVKWAAGVANRDLGKLMGSGKNPLNAAQVDALLKACREVADGKFDDQFPIDIYQTGSGTSSNMNANEVISNRAIELSGGDRFAAQKPIDPNDHVNMGQSTNDMFPTAIHTAVAMAIQSRLLPALTRFAEMLESKAKAWDKVIKIGRTHLADATPLRLGQEFGGFARQLRLSVERAQRALASVLELPAGGTAVGSGINTHPEFGKRVAAALKSESGVSFVEAANHFEGNAQRDGLVECHGQLKTVASTLFNVANNIRWLGSGPRCGFYEIMIPDLQPGSSIMPGKVNPVMCESMMQVCARVMGNDQTITVSGAAGGQFQLNIMMPVMGATTLESVSLLSGASTAFVDLCLKGTEANEAACNASVEKSLSMVTSLNPHIGYKKAAALAKEAFASGKTIRELCEEQKILPAETLKESLDPWRMTEPHA from the coding sequence ATGAGCGAGTATCGGATTGAAGTCGATTCCATGGGCGAAGTCCGCGTCCCGGCCGCGGCGTACTACGGCGCGCAGACTACACGTGCCGTCGAGAATTTCCCCATCTCGGGGACGCCGTTGCCGAAGGAATTGATCCACGCCCTGGGACTGGTGAAATGGGCCGCCGGCGTAGCTAATCGCGATCTCGGCAAGCTCATGGGCTCCGGCAAGAATCCGCTTAATGCAGCGCAGGTAGACGCGCTCCTGAAAGCCTGTCGCGAGGTGGCCGACGGCAAGTTCGACGATCAATTTCCGATCGACATCTATCAGACTGGCTCGGGCACCTCGAGCAACATGAACGCCAACGAGGTGATCAGCAACCGCGCGATCGAACTCTCCGGCGGAGATCGCTTCGCGGCGCAGAAGCCGATCGATCCAAACGACCACGTCAACATGGGACAAAGCACGAACGACATGTTCCCGACGGCGATTCACACCGCCGTCGCGATGGCGATCCAGAGTCGATTGCTGCCCGCGTTGACGCGATTCGCCGAGATGCTTGAGTCCAAGGCCAAGGCGTGGGACAAGGTCATCAAGATCGGCCGCACGCATCTAGCGGACGCCACGCCATTGCGACTGGGCCAGGAGTTCGGCGGATTCGCGCGGCAGTTGCGATTGTCGGTCGAGCGAGCACAACGAGCGCTGGCCAGCGTACTGGAATTGCCCGCCGGCGGCACGGCGGTCGGGAGCGGGATCAATACGCATCCGGAGTTTGGTAAGCGCGTCGCGGCGGCGCTCAAATCGGAGAGCGGCGTTTCGTTCGTCGAAGCGGCCAATCATTTCGAAGGTAACGCCCAACGCGACGGGCTCGTGGAATGCCACGGGCAATTGAAAACCGTGGCGTCTACGTTGTTCAATGTGGCCAACAACATCCGCTGGCTCGGTTCCGGCCCGCGCTGCGGCTTCTACGAGATCATGATCCCCGATTTGCAGCCCGGCAGCTCGATCATGCCCGGCAAGGTGAACCCAGTGATGTGCGAGAGCATGATGCAGGTTTGCGCCCGGGTAATGGGGAACGATCAGACGATAACCGTCTCCGGCGCGGCCGGCGGACAGTTCCAGTTGAACATCATGATGCCGGTGATGGGCGCGACGACGCTGGAAAGCGTCTCGCTGCTCTCCGGCGCGAGCACGGCGTTCGTCGATCTCTGTTTGAAGGGAACGGAAGCCAACGAAGCAGCCTGCAACGCCTCGGTTGAGAAGAGTTTGTCGATGGTCACCAGCCTGAACCCGCACATCGGCTACAAGAAAGCCGCGGCGCTCGCGAAGGAAGCGTTCGCCTCCGGCAAGACGATTCGCGAATTGTGCGAAGAACAAAAG